Proteins from a genomic interval of Flavobacteriales bacterium:
- a CDS encoding glycosyltransferase, with amino-acid sequence MKLSIVIVNYNVQHFLEQCLQSVMTAIQNVPSEVFVVDNNSVDGSVAMVEAKFPSVKLIANKDNVGFSKANNQAMRLATGEYVLLLNPDTLVEADTFEKVVKFMDEHPDAGGLGINMVDGKGKFLPESKRSLPTPEVAFYKIFGLSWLFPKSKRFGKYHLSYLDKDETHEIEVLSGAFMLMRKEALDKVGLLDEDYFMYGEDIDLSYRIIKGGYKNYYYPEARIIHYKGESTKKGSLNYVFVFYNAMAIFAKKHFSKERAQMFSLLINFAILLRASISVANRFAKRIALPLLDGALIYAGLFVISTYWESSVKAGEGLHYPKEFFLFVLPVYVLIWLVSMHFSGGYDKPIKLSNVVKGLVAGSAIILIGYGLMGEQVRFSRAVILIGSLWALMVIPLVRFALHLLKVSGFNLNSEKTKRFLVVGRSDEISRVENLLKDTFKTLGFVGRYEVSDESDLSKLDEFIRIQNIGEVIFCAKDIPAQRIIDCMTQTNFPEVDFKIAPSETMFLIGSNSINTAGDLYAFGINAITKPTNQRVKRLLDVLLAILFLALSPIIIWAMKNPFGLIKNILLVLIGKRTWVGYIKDLNADQNFQLPKIADSVLNPLDGLEAGEPDEEGLTRLNMLYAKDYRVANDLNIVFKGFRNLGR; translated from the coding sequence ATGAAACTCTCCATCGTCATCGTCAATTATAATGTGCAGCACTTCTTGGAGCAGTGCCTGCAATCGGTGATGACGGCCATTCAGAACGTACCATCTGAAGTTTTTGTGGTGGACAACAACTCGGTGGATGGTTCGGTGGCAATGGTCGAAGCCAAGTTTCCTTCAGTAAAGCTGATTGCGAACAAGGACAACGTTGGATTTTCGAAAGCCAACAATCAGGCAATGCGATTGGCGACAGGCGAATACGTGCTACTTCTCAATCCGGACACGTTGGTCGAAGCCGACACATTTGAGAAAGTGGTCAAGTTCATGGATGAGCACCCAGATGCTGGCGGCCTCGGCATCAACATGGTGGACGGAAAGGGTAAATTTCTTCCGGAGAGCAAGCGAAGTCTGCCAACTCCCGAAGTGGCGTTTTACAAGATTTTCGGGCTGAGTTGGCTGTTCCCAAAGTCCAAGCGGTTTGGAAAGTATCATCTATCCTACTTGGATAAGGACGAAACGCACGAGATTGAAGTGCTTTCGGGCGCGTTCATGCTGATGCGTAAGGAAGCGTTGGATAAGGTTGGACTGCTGGATGAGGATTACTTCATGTACGGAGAGGACATCGATCTTTCGTATCGCATCATCAAAGGCGGTTACAAGAACTACTATTATCCAGAGGCGCGCATCATTCATTATAAAGGTGAAAGCACCAAAAAGGGAAGTCTGAATTACGTGTTCGTGTTCTACAACGCGATGGCGATTTTCGCCAAGAAGCATTTTTCAAAGGAGCGCGCGCAGATGTTCTCGTTGCTCATCAACTTCGCCATTTTGTTGCGGGCTTCCATTTCAGTTGCCAATCGCTTTGCGAAGCGAATTGCGTTGCCACTTCTGGACGGAGCACTCATTTACGCAGGGTTGTTCGTCATTTCCACCTATTGGGAATCATCGGTAAAAGCTGGCGAAGGATTGCATTACCCGAAGGAATTCTTCCTGTTCGTACTTCCAGTTTACGTGCTGATCTGGCTCGTTTCCATGCACTTTTCGGGCGGTTACGATAAGCCGATAAAGCTTTCCAATGTGGTGAAAGGTTTGGTGGCTGGTTCAGCCATCATATTAATAGGCTATGGATTGATGGGCGAGCAGGTGCGTTTCAGTCGTGCAGTAATTCTTATCGGTTCACTTTGGGCGTTGATGGTCATTCCGTTGGTGAGGTTTGCGCTTCATCTGTTGAAGGTGAGCGGTTTCAATCTGAACAGCGAGAAGACCAAACGCTTTTTGGTGGTTGGAAGGTCAGATGAAATTTCTCGGGTTGAGAACCTTTTGAAAGATACATTCAAAACACTTGGTTTTGTAGGGCGGTATGAAGTTTCGGATGAGAGTGACCTTTCCAAACTGGATGAGTTCATCCGTATTCAGAACATTGGCGAGGTGATCTTCTGTGCGAAGGACATTCCCGCGCAGCGGATAATTGATTGCATGACGCAGACCAACTTCCCAGAAGTTGATTTTAAGATAGCGCCCAGCGAAACCATGTTTCTCATAGGTAGCAACTCCATCAATACAGCTGGTGATCTATACGCGTTCGGTATCAATGCCATTACCAAACCGACCAATCAGCGGGTAAAACGATTGCTGGATGTATTGCTGGCGATCCTCTTTCTGGCGCTTAGCCCAATAATCATTTGGGCGATGAAAAATCCATTCGGACTGATCAAGAACATTCTGCTTGTCCTCATCGGAAAGCGAACATGGGTCGGCTACATCAAAGACCTTAATGCCGATCAGAATTTCCAATTGCCGAAGATTGCGGACTCAGTCCTGAACCCGTTGGATGGATTGGAAGCGGGCGAACCTGATGAAGAGGGATTGACACGATTGAACATGCTCTACGCCAAGGATTATCGCGTAGCAAACGATTTGAATATCGTGTTCAAGGGTTTTCGTAATCTGGGCAGGTGA
- a CDS encoding mobile mystery protein A, whose protein sequence is MGQRDKLILEQLERKIEPFRSARNIPAPEKGWLQAVRTALNMTLEQLGNRLGTSKQSAKAIEMREASGAISLKNLREAANAMDMQLVYGLVPKEGTVDQLVERKARALAEKIVRRTHHNMQLEDQGNSEERIRQAIDDLTDEIKREMRRSIWD, encoded by the coding sequence TTGGGTCAGAGGGATAAACTCATATTGGAACAGTTGGAGCGGAAAATTGAACCTTTCCGAAGCGCTCGGAATATTCCCGCACCTGAAAAAGGCTGGCTCCAAGCAGTGCGTACCGCTCTGAACATGACCTTGGAGCAGTTGGGTAATCGACTGGGCACATCCAAGCAATCAGCCAAGGCCATTGAAATGCGCGAGGCGAGCGGTGCCATTTCCTTGAAAAACCTGCGCGAAGCCGCCAATGCCATGGACATGCAACTGGTATATGGTCTTGTACCCAAAGAAGGAACGGTCGATCAGTTGGTGGAACGAAAGGCACGCGCTTTGGCCGAGAAGATCGTGAGGCGCACACATCATAATATGCAACTGGAAGACCAGGGCAACAGCGAAGAACGAATAAGACAGGCCATTGACGACCTGACGGATGAGATCAAACGCGAAATGAGACGGTCGATATGGGACTGA
- the recR gene encoding recombination protein RecR, which yields MNLVSKVLQQAVDEFAQLPGVGQKTAFRFVLHLLKKDPQELRKFGNTFLQLQEQVQYCKECFNITDREICDICADNRRDRTTICVVEDIRDVVSIENTEQFKGLYHVLGGIISPLDGIGPSDLHISPLIERLQSGEVKEVIFALTTTMEGDTTNFYLSRQLQKFDVKLSTLARGVSIGGGLEYTDELTLGRSLVNRVPYESSLAK from the coding sequence ATGAATCTCGTTTCCAAAGTTCTTCAGCAAGCAGTAGATGAGTTTGCACAATTGCCGGGTGTAGGGCAGAAGACGGCTTTCCGTTTTGTGCTGCATCTACTAAAGAAAGACCCTCAGGAACTTCGGAAATTCGGGAACACATTTCTGCAATTGCAGGAACAGGTGCAGTACTGCAAGGAGTGCTTCAACATTACGGATAGAGAGATCTGCGACATCTGTGCCGACAACAGACGGGATAGAACCACCATCTGCGTGGTGGAGGACATCCGCGATGTGGTTTCCATTGAGAATACCGAGCAGTTCAAAGGTCTGTATCATGTGCTTGGCGGCATCATTTCGCCATTGGATGGCATTGGTCCCAGCGACCTGCACATTTCACCGTTGATAGAACGCCTGCAATCTGGCGAGGTGAAGGAAGTGATCTTTGCACTCACCACTACCATGGAAGGTGACACCACCAATTTCTACCTCTCGCGCCAGCTACAGAAATTCGATGTAAAACTCAGCACCTTGGCACGTGGCGTTTCCATTGGTGGCGGGTTGGAATACACGGACGAACTGACCCTCGGACGCTCATTGGTAAACCGCGTGCCTTACGAAAGTTCGTTGGCGAAGTAG